A section of the Phaseolus vulgaris cultivar G19833 chromosome 8, P. vulgaris v2.0, whole genome shotgun sequence genome encodes:
- the LOC137823681 gene encoding MDIS1-interacting receptor like kinase 2-like isoform X2: MVGYEAAEDEDIEASALLRWKASLDNQSQVSLSSWSTFTSPCKWKGIVCDESNSVSTINLAKFGLKGTLLNLSFSSFPKLMRLCLSYNNLNGPIPREIGNMSKISELKMDRNHFSDSIPQEIGALHNLEYLFLRENQLSGSIPSTIGVLKNLVTLDLSSNHLSGTIPSVGNLTNLEQLILHNNLLSGPIPEELRGLHLLTTIILSTNQLSGPIPSSIGDLANLRTLQLTRNKLHGSIPSSLGNLTKLIKLSMSDNKLSGSIPASIGNLVNLEKFNLAVNNLSGPIPSTFRYLTKLTFLLLHVNKLTGSFSTATSNLTNLVNLQLSSNHFTGPLPQYICLGGSLLFFAANENHLTGPIPTSLKNCSSLKRLNLAENMLIGNISNDFGVYPNLEYIDLSRNALNGQLSSNWVKCHNLIGLMISYNNLFGGIPPELGQAPKLQKLELSSNRLTGKIPKELGNLTYLSELFISKNQLSGNIPTEIGSLEQLQYLDLAANGLSGPIPKRFGRLHKLYHLNLSHNKLMESIPSEFSQLQYLQNLDLSCNFLNGKIPAALGKLKMLENLNLSHNNLTGNISSSFKDMMSLTNVDISNNQLEGPIPNSRAFLNAPFEALKSNKNLCGYASGLMPCPRLLNHNPRDKKAMMLEIFLPLGALFVVGVSLYIHFVKARKIKKLEKEEQARDPFSVLHYDGKIMYENIIEATNDFDDKYLIGRGGFGCVYKAILPSGHIVAVKKLQVEVDREKLDFKAFTTEVRALTKIKHRNIVKLHGFCEHPRHCLLVYEFLECGSLDKVLNNDTHAEMFDWNKRVNVIKGLANALYYMHHGCSPPIVHRDISSKNVLISLEYEARISDFGTAKILDPNSRNLTSFAGTYGYAAPELAYTMEVNEKCDVFSFGVLCMEIIMGNHPRDLISWMHSPSSTPETSNLPLKDVIDQRLPLPVMPVVLEVVLIAKVAFACLNERPFSRPTMEDVYNKFVMPKSPLMRETLNTIVLGQLQNH, from the exons ATGGTTGGCTATGAAGCTGCTGAAGATGAAGACATTGAAGCAAGTGCTCTATTGAGGTGGAAAGCCAGCCTTGATAACCAAAGCCAGGTTTCCTTGTCTTCTTGGTCTACTTTTACTAGCCCTTGCAAATGGAAGGGAATAGTTTGTGATGAATCCAACTCTGTCAGCACTATAAATCTTGCAAAATTTGGACTAAAAGGTACACTTCTCAATCTCAGTTTCTCATCATTTCCAAAGCTTATGAGGTTGTGTTTAAGTTACAACAACCTCAATGGACCTATTCCCCGCGAAATTGGTAACATGTCCAAAATTTCTGAGTTGAAAATGGATCGTAATCATTTTAGTGATTCCATCCCCCAAGAAATAGGGGCACTGCATAACTTGGAGTATCTGTTCTTGAGAGAAAATCAACTTTCTGGCTCCATCCCCTCAACAATTGGAGTGTTGAAAAATCTTGTTACACTTGATTTATCATCCAACCATCTCTCTGGTACAATCCCTTCTGTTGGAAACTTAACAAATTTAGAACAACTTATCCTCCATAATAACCTTCTCTCTGGTCCTATTCCTGAGGAGTTGCGAGGACTTCATCTTCTCACAACAATCATTTTGTCAACAAATCAACTTTCAGGGCCAATCCCGTCTTCCATAGGAGACCTGGCTAATTTGAGGACACTTCAGCTCACTCGTAATAAACTACATGGATCAATTCCTTCCTCTCTTGGAAACTTGACAAAACTCATTAAATTGTCCATGTCTGACAACAAGCTTTCTGGATCAATTCCTGCTTCCATAGGAAACTTGGTCAATCTAGAAAAGTTTAACCTTGCAGTAAACAATCTTTCTGGACCTATTCCCTCTACCTTCAGATATTTGACCAAGCTTACCTTCCTATTACTTCATGTGAACAAACTTACTGGAAGTTTTTCAACAGCAACAAGTAACCTTACCAATTTAGTAAACTTGCAACTAAGCTCTAATCATTTTACTGGCCCTTTGCCACAATATATTTGCCTTGGAGGGtcacttttattttttgcaGCCAATGAGAATCATTTGACTGGTCCAATTCCAACAAGTTTGAAGAACTGCTCCAGTCTTAAAAGGCTCAACCTTGCAGAAAATATGTTGATCGGAAAtatttcaaatgattttggtgTATATCCAAATCTGGAGTACATTGATCTGAGTAGAAATGCCTTAAACGGTCAACTTTCATCAAATTGGGTCAAATGTCATAATCTCATAGGCCTAATGATCTCATACAATAATTTATTCGGTGGTATACCCCCAGAGCTAGGCCAGGCACCTAAATTACAAAAGCTTGAACTGTCTTCAAATCGTCTAACAGGAAAGATTCCAAAAGAACTTGGGAACTTGACCTACTTGTCTGAACTCTTCATAAGTAAGAACCAACTTTCGGGCAACATTCCCACTGAAATTGGTTCCTTAGAGCAACTTCAGTACCTTGATCTTGCAGCAAATGGTTTAAGTGGTCCAATCCCAAAACGGTTTGGAAGGTTGCACAAGTTATATCACTTGAACTTAAGCCATAACAAATTAATGGAAAGCATTCCATCTGAATTTAGCCAATTGCAATATCTTCAAAATCTTGATCTtagttgtaattttttaaatggaaAAATTCCAGCAGCACTTGGAAAATTGAAGATGTTGGAAAACTTGAACCTCTCCCACAACAATCTCACTGGAAACATTTCTTCCAGTTTCAAGGATATGATGAGTTTGACAAATGTTGACATATCTAACAACCAATTAGAGGGTCCAATTCCTAATAGTCGAGCCTTCCTTAACGCTCCATTTGAAGCATTGAAATCCAACAAAAACTTGTGTGGCTATGCTTCCGGGCTGATGCCTTGCCCGCGGTTGTTGAATCACAATCCTCGTGATAAAAAGGCCATGATGTTGGAAATTTTCCTTCCTTTGGGTGCACTATTTGTGGTTGGAGTTTCACTATATATTCATTTTgtaaaagcaagaaaaataaaaaagctaGAGAAAGAAGAACAAGCTCGAGATCCTTTTTCTGTATTGCATTATGATGGCAAAATAATGTATGAAAATATCATCGAAGCAACAAATGATTTCGATGACAAATATCTCATCGGAAGAGGAGGGTTTGGATGTGTTTACAAAGCCATCTTACCCTCTGGCCACATTGTTGCTGTGAAAAAACTTCAAGTTGAAGTTGACAGGGAAAAGCTTGATTTTAAGGCTTTTACAACTGAAGTTCGAGCCTTGACAAAAATCAAACATCGTAACATTGTGAAGTTGCATGGGTTTTGTGAACATCCACGCCATTGTTTATTGGTTTATGAGTTCCTAGAATGTGGCAGCTTGGATAAAGTACTAAACAACGACACACATGCAGAAATGTTTGATTGGAATAAGAGGGTTAACGTTATTAAAGGTTTGGCAAATGCTTTGTATTACATGCATCATGGTTGCTCTCCTCCTATTGTTCATCGTGACATATCAAGCAAGAATGTTCTTATAAGTTTGGAATATGAAGCTCGAATATCTGACTTTGGAACAGCAAAGATTCTAGATCCTAATTCACGAAATTTAACTTCGTTTGCTGGCACTTATGGATATGCTGCACCAG AGCTTGCTTATACCATGGAAGTGAATGAGAAATGCGATGTGTTCAGTTTTGGGGTGCTTTGTATGGAGATAATAATGGGAAATCATCCACGAGATCTcatttcttggatgcattcacCCTCTTCAACACCAGAGACATCTAATTTGCCATTGAAGGATGTGATAGACCAACGACTTCCTCTTCCAGTGATGCCAGTTGTGCTGGAGGTGGTCTTGATTGCAAAAGTGGCATTTGCTTGTTTGAATGAAAGACCATTTTCTCGTCCAACCATGGAAGATGTGTACAACAAGTTTGTGATGCCTAAGTCACCTTTAATGAGGGAGACACTCAACACCATTGTACTTGGACAACTTCAAAATCATTGA
- the LOC137823683 gene encoding subtilisin-like protease Glyma18g48580, which produces MASSILKLFLSSIILYTMLQPYTKALRKTYIVYLGEHSHGPNPSLRDLNSATNSHHDLLASVLGSHEKAKEVVMYSYNKHINGFAAQLEEEEASEIAKNPNVISVFLSKEYKLHTTRSWDFLGLEKYGGIPAESAWWKANFGENTVIANLDSGIWPEHPSFGDNGYGPLPSTWRGNGVCQIDHFAPSNKTFCNRKLIGAKIFSNGYEAEKGKLDPSKRTARDFVGHGTHTLSIAAGNFAPGATIFGNGNGTAKGGCPKARVAAYKVCWSTTDAGGCHEADILQAFDHAINDGVDVISASIAATNPYIEAFFTDGVSIGAFHAVARNIVVVCSAGNDGPAPRTVTNVAPWTFTVAASTIDRNFLTNISLGKKHHFEGASLNRGLPSRKFYRLVHAANAGLPNATVNDARLCKPGTLDITKIKGNILICIRRDKTTSVAQGYEAANAGAVGVFVVNNDKSGNTLLAEPYTIPGANLNGYENEESEWFEKGGFDKNNSRKLAAYMTVARTYLGIKPAPIMAGFSSRGPNAVQPLILKPDITAPGVNILAAYSLATSPSNLPSDRRRVPFNVQQGTSMSCPHVAGIVGLLKTLHPHWSPAAIKSAIMTTATTLDNSNQPIRDAFDQMATPFDYGSGHIQPNLAMDPGLVYDMRTRDYLNFICAHEHNQNFLRYFRRISYNCPESYNIENLNYPSITVANRGMNPINVTRTVTNVGTPTSTYVVKANITEGFKVLVQPSSLTFKTIGEKKRFRVILQAISWPTHGFPVFGNLSWTDGNHTVTSPIVVL; this is translated from the exons ATGGCATCTTCCATCTTAAAACTTTTCCTATCATCAATCATTCTTTATACTATGTTGCAGCCTTACACTAAAGCTCTTAGAAAG ACCTACATTGTATACTTGGGAGAACACTCTCATGGTCCAAATCCTTCACTTCGTGATCTTAATTCAGCCACAAATTCTCACCATGATTTACTGGCTTCAGTCTTGGGAAG CCACGAGAAAGCAAAGGAAGTAGTGATGTACTCGTACAATAAGCACATCAATGGCTTTGCTGCACAGCTTGAAGAGGAAGAGGCATCAGAGATTGCAA AAAATCCAAATGTAATTTCTGTATTCTTGAGCAAAGAGTATAAATTGCACACTACCAGATCCTGGGACTTTCTTGGGCTGGAAAAATATGGAGGAATTCCTGCAGAATCGGCTTGGTGGAAAGCAAATTTTGGAGAAAATACAGTAATTGCTAATCTTGATTCAG GCATTTGGCCCGAACACCCAAGTTTCGGCGACAATGGATATGGTCCCCTGCCATCAACGTGGCGTGGGAACGGGGTCTGTCAGATTGACCATTTTGCTCCTTCAAACAAAACATTCTGTAACAG GAAGTTGATCGGAGCAAAAATCTTTAGCAATGGTTACGAGGCAGAGAAAGGGAAACTTGATCCTTCAAAACGCACGGCACGTGATTTTGTTGGCCACGGTACCCATACCCTGTCAATTGCTGCAGGTAACTTTGCTCCTGGTGCAACTATCTTTGGCAATGGCAACGGCACTGCAAAGGGTGGATGCCCTAAGGCTCGTGTGGCTGCATACAAAGTGTGTTGGTCTACAACTGATGCTGGTGGCTGCCATGAAGCAGACATTCTACAAGCATTTGATCATGCCATAAATGATGGTGTTGATGTCATCTCTGCCTCTATCGCTGCCACTAATCCTTATATTGAAGCCTTCTTCACAGATGGGGTTTCCATAGGAGCATTTCATGCTGTTGCTAGAAATATAGTTGTAGTTTGCTCTGCTGGGAATGATGGACCAGCACCCAGAACTGTCACAAATGTGGCTCCCTGGACCTTCACAGTTGCTGCTAGTACAATAGACAGGAATTTTCTCACCAACATTTCTCTTGGTAAAAAACACCACTTTGAG GGAGCCAGTCTTAACAGAGGCTTACCATCACGGAAATTTTATCGATTGGTTCATGCTGCCAATGCTGGACTTCCTAATGCCACAGTTAATGACGC TCGACTTTGCAAACCGGGAACACTTGATATTACCAAAATAAAGGGAAACATATTGATCTGCATTCGACGTGATAAAACAACATCAGTAGCTCAGGGTTATGAAGCTGCTAATGCCGGCGCAGTGGGAGTGTTTGTGGTCAATAACGACAAAAGTGGCAATACACTTCTAGCTGAGCCTTATACTATACCAGGTGCAAATTTGAATGGCTATGAGAATGAGGAAAGTGAATGGTTTGAAAAAGGAGGTTTCGACAAGAACAATAGCAG GAAACTTGCTGCTTACATGACTGTAGCAAGAACATATTTAGGAATAAAGCCTGCTCCAATTATGGCTGGATTCTCATCCAGGGGTCCCAATGCAGTGCAGCCATTGATACTGAAG CCTGACATAACTGCTCCTGGCGTGAACATATTGGCGGCTTATTCACTGGCCACAAGTCCATCAAATCTACCATCAGATAGACGCCGTGTCCCTTTCAATGTGCAACAGGGAACTTCTATGTCATGCCCTCATGTTGCTGGTATCGTAGGTCTTCTCAAAACACTTCATCCTCATTGGAGTCCAGCAGCTATTAAATCAGCCATTATGACTACTG CTACCACACTAGATAACAGCAACCAACCGATTCGGGACGCATTTGATCAGATGGCAACTCCGTTTGATTATGGCTCAGGACATATTCAGCCTAACCTTGCAATGGACCCTGGACTTGTTTATGATATGAGAACAAGGGATTACTTGAACTTCATATGCGCTCATGAACATAACCAAAATTTTCTCAGATACTTTAGACGCATCTCCTACAATTGCCCAGAGTCCTACAACATTGAAAATCTCAACTATCCTTCCATCACAGTAGCAAATCGAGGGATGAACCCTATAAATGTTACTCGTACGGTTACCAATGTGGGGACTCCAACAAGCACATATGTTGTGAAAGCTAACATAACTGAAGGATTTAAGGTTCTTGTTCAACCAAGTTCACTGACTTTTAAGACTATTGGAGAAAAGAAGAGATTTCGGGTCATTCTTCAGGCCATAAGTTGGCCTACTCACGGTTTTCCAGTATTTGGAAACTTGTCTTGGACAGACGGAAATCACACAGTAACCAGTCCTATTGTAGTTCTTTAA
- the LOC137823681 gene encoding MDIS1-interacting receptor like kinase 2-like isoform X1: MRCTKLVTFQFILITFFFSLLRFSSLEVSGVSLANGTVMVGYEAAEDEDIEASALLRWKASLDNQSQVSLSSWSTFTSPCKWKGIVCDESNSVSTINLAKFGLKGTLLNLSFSSFPKLMRLCLSYNNLNGPIPREIGNMSKISELKMDRNHFSDSIPQEIGALHNLEYLFLRENQLSGSIPSTIGVLKNLVTLDLSSNHLSGTIPSVGNLTNLEQLILHNNLLSGPIPEELRGLHLLTTIILSTNQLSGPIPSSIGDLANLRTLQLTRNKLHGSIPSSLGNLTKLIKLSMSDNKLSGSIPASIGNLVNLEKFNLAVNNLSGPIPSTFRYLTKLTFLLLHVNKLTGSFSTATSNLTNLVNLQLSSNHFTGPLPQYICLGGSLLFFAANENHLTGPIPTSLKNCSSLKRLNLAENMLIGNISNDFGVYPNLEYIDLSRNALNGQLSSNWVKCHNLIGLMISYNNLFGGIPPELGQAPKLQKLELSSNRLTGKIPKELGNLTYLSELFISKNQLSGNIPTEIGSLEQLQYLDLAANGLSGPIPKRFGRLHKLYHLNLSHNKLMESIPSEFSQLQYLQNLDLSCNFLNGKIPAALGKLKMLENLNLSHNNLTGNISSSFKDMMSLTNVDISNNQLEGPIPNSRAFLNAPFEALKSNKNLCGYASGLMPCPRLLNHNPRDKKAMMLEIFLPLGALFVVGVSLYIHFVKARKIKKLEKEEQARDPFSVLHYDGKIMYENIIEATNDFDDKYLIGRGGFGCVYKAILPSGHIVAVKKLQVEVDREKLDFKAFTTEVRALTKIKHRNIVKLHGFCEHPRHCLLVYEFLECGSLDKVLNNDTHAEMFDWNKRVNVIKGLANALYYMHHGCSPPIVHRDISSKNVLISLEYEARISDFGTAKILDPNSRNLTSFAGTYGYAAPELAYTMEVNEKCDVFSFGVLCMEIIMGNHPRDLISWMHSPSSTPETSNLPLKDVIDQRLPLPVMPVVLEVVLIAKVAFACLNERPFSRPTMEDVYNKFVMPKSPLMRETLNTIVLGQLQNH, encoded by the exons ATGAGGTGCACAAAGCTTGTAACATTTCAGTTTATTCTCATCACGTTTTTCTTTTCACTTTTAAGATTCTCTTCCTTGGAAGTTTCTGGTGTTTCTTTAGCCAACGGTACTGTTATGGTTGGCTATGAAGCTGCTGAAGATGAAGACATTGAAGCAAGTGCTCTATTGAGGTGGAAAGCCAGCCTTGATAACCAAAGCCAGGTTTCCTTGTCTTCTTGGTCTACTTTTACTAGCCCTTGCAAATGGAAGGGAATAGTTTGTGATGAATCCAACTCTGTCAGCACTATAAATCTTGCAAAATTTGGACTAAAAGGTACACTTCTCAATCTCAGTTTCTCATCATTTCCAAAGCTTATGAGGTTGTGTTTAAGTTACAACAACCTCAATGGACCTATTCCCCGCGAAATTGGTAACATGTCCAAAATTTCTGAGTTGAAAATGGATCGTAATCATTTTAGTGATTCCATCCCCCAAGAAATAGGGGCACTGCATAACTTGGAGTATCTGTTCTTGAGAGAAAATCAACTTTCTGGCTCCATCCCCTCAACAATTGGAGTGTTGAAAAATCTTGTTACACTTGATTTATCATCCAACCATCTCTCTGGTACAATCCCTTCTGTTGGAAACTTAACAAATTTAGAACAACTTATCCTCCATAATAACCTTCTCTCTGGTCCTATTCCTGAGGAGTTGCGAGGACTTCATCTTCTCACAACAATCATTTTGTCAACAAATCAACTTTCAGGGCCAATCCCGTCTTCCATAGGAGACCTGGCTAATTTGAGGACACTTCAGCTCACTCGTAATAAACTACATGGATCAATTCCTTCCTCTCTTGGAAACTTGACAAAACTCATTAAATTGTCCATGTCTGACAACAAGCTTTCTGGATCAATTCCTGCTTCCATAGGAAACTTGGTCAATCTAGAAAAGTTTAACCTTGCAGTAAACAATCTTTCTGGACCTATTCCCTCTACCTTCAGATATTTGACCAAGCTTACCTTCCTATTACTTCATGTGAACAAACTTACTGGAAGTTTTTCAACAGCAACAAGTAACCTTACCAATTTAGTAAACTTGCAACTAAGCTCTAATCATTTTACTGGCCCTTTGCCACAATATATTTGCCTTGGAGGGtcacttttattttttgcaGCCAATGAGAATCATTTGACTGGTCCAATTCCAACAAGTTTGAAGAACTGCTCCAGTCTTAAAAGGCTCAACCTTGCAGAAAATATGTTGATCGGAAAtatttcaaatgattttggtgTATATCCAAATCTGGAGTACATTGATCTGAGTAGAAATGCCTTAAACGGTCAACTTTCATCAAATTGGGTCAAATGTCATAATCTCATAGGCCTAATGATCTCATACAATAATTTATTCGGTGGTATACCCCCAGAGCTAGGCCAGGCACCTAAATTACAAAAGCTTGAACTGTCTTCAAATCGTCTAACAGGAAAGATTCCAAAAGAACTTGGGAACTTGACCTACTTGTCTGAACTCTTCATAAGTAAGAACCAACTTTCGGGCAACATTCCCACTGAAATTGGTTCCTTAGAGCAACTTCAGTACCTTGATCTTGCAGCAAATGGTTTAAGTGGTCCAATCCCAAAACGGTTTGGAAGGTTGCACAAGTTATATCACTTGAACTTAAGCCATAACAAATTAATGGAAAGCATTCCATCTGAATTTAGCCAATTGCAATATCTTCAAAATCTTGATCTtagttgtaattttttaaatggaaAAATTCCAGCAGCACTTGGAAAATTGAAGATGTTGGAAAACTTGAACCTCTCCCACAACAATCTCACTGGAAACATTTCTTCCAGTTTCAAGGATATGATGAGTTTGACAAATGTTGACATATCTAACAACCAATTAGAGGGTCCAATTCCTAATAGTCGAGCCTTCCTTAACGCTCCATTTGAAGCATTGAAATCCAACAAAAACTTGTGTGGCTATGCTTCCGGGCTGATGCCTTGCCCGCGGTTGTTGAATCACAATCCTCGTGATAAAAAGGCCATGATGTTGGAAATTTTCCTTCCTTTGGGTGCACTATTTGTGGTTGGAGTTTCACTATATATTCATTTTgtaaaagcaagaaaaataaaaaagctaGAGAAAGAAGAACAAGCTCGAGATCCTTTTTCTGTATTGCATTATGATGGCAAAATAATGTATGAAAATATCATCGAAGCAACAAATGATTTCGATGACAAATATCTCATCGGAAGAGGAGGGTTTGGATGTGTTTACAAAGCCATCTTACCCTCTGGCCACATTGTTGCTGTGAAAAAACTTCAAGTTGAAGTTGACAGGGAAAAGCTTGATTTTAAGGCTTTTACAACTGAAGTTCGAGCCTTGACAAAAATCAAACATCGTAACATTGTGAAGTTGCATGGGTTTTGTGAACATCCACGCCATTGTTTATTGGTTTATGAGTTCCTAGAATGTGGCAGCTTGGATAAAGTACTAAACAACGACACACATGCAGAAATGTTTGATTGGAATAAGAGGGTTAACGTTATTAAAGGTTTGGCAAATGCTTTGTATTACATGCATCATGGTTGCTCTCCTCCTATTGTTCATCGTGACATATCAAGCAAGAATGTTCTTATAAGTTTGGAATATGAAGCTCGAATATCTGACTTTGGAACAGCAAAGATTCTAGATCCTAATTCACGAAATTTAACTTCGTTTGCTGGCACTTATGGATATGCTGCACCAG AGCTTGCTTATACCATGGAAGTGAATGAGAAATGCGATGTGTTCAGTTTTGGGGTGCTTTGTATGGAGATAATAATGGGAAATCATCCACGAGATCTcatttcttggatgcattcacCCTCTTCAACACCAGAGACATCTAATTTGCCATTGAAGGATGTGATAGACCAACGACTTCCTCTTCCAGTGATGCCAGTTGTGCTGGAGGTGGTCTTGATTGCAAAAGTGGCATTTGCTTGTTTGAATGAAAGACCATTTTCTCGTCCAACCATGGAAGATGTGTACAACAAGTTTGTGATGCCTAAGTCACCTTTAATGAGGGAGACACTCAACACCATTGTACTTGGACAACTTCAAAATCATTGA